In Leucobacter insecticola, one DNA window encodes the following:
- a CDS encoding TetR/AcrR family transcriptional regulator: MAWDTAATRHQLLEAGARQFAQRGFAGTSMEMIGKDSGVNKERVYQYFGNKQGLFAAVLADRLTDLLEAATISGHGPTSLGEFVGGMFDHFERNPDYARLLAWESLELTEPVGRSLRHESCVPQINRTMQALPGTTPDEAQHLLLSLVTLTVGWWSLGGLTQVMTTGISTSARRAALVAQAEALASTHTPAVQTMTAEAANAAPRTLTAPLTETANNADEAIDPVATPNE, from the coding sequence ATGGCATGGGATACAGCGGCAACCAGACACCAGCTCCTTGAAGCCGGCGCGCGCCAGTTTGCGCAGCGCGGCTTCGCGGGAACCAGTATGGAGATGATCGGCAAAGACTCCGGGGTGAACAAGGAGCGGGTATATCAATACTTCGGCAACAAACAGGGCCTATTCGCAGCCGTGCTCGCCGACCGCCTCACGGACCTCCTGGAGGCGGCGACCATCTCAGGACACGGGCCCACCTCCCTCGGCGAATTTGTAGGCGGAATGTTTGATCACTTTGAGCGCAACCCCGACTATGCCCGACTCCTCGCATGGGAAAGCCTCGAGCTCACCGAACCGGTTGGGCGATCACTGCGCCACGAATCATGTGTGCCTCAGATCAATCGCACCATGCAGGCCCTGCCCGGCACCACCCCCGACGAAGCACAGCATCTCCTCCTCTCACTTGTTACATTGACGGTGGGATGGTGGTCACTCGGTGGCCTCACACAGGTTATGACCACGGGAATCTCCACCTCCGCACGGCGAGCCGCGCTCGTCGCTCAGGCGGAGGCCCTGGCGTCGACCCACACTCCTGCAGTCCAGACCATGACCGCAGAGGCTGCGAACGCAGCGCCGAGAACGCTTACAGCCCCCCTTACGGAAACGGCAAACAACGCAGACGAGGCAATCGATCCAGTCGCAACCCCTAACGAGTAG
- a CDS encoding MFS transporter, translating to MPTSAKPKLPFEVWALVAGGFAVALGYGIVAPAIPQFALEFGVSNFAASAIVSAFALMRLLSAPLAGWVVGRFGERRSYTTGILIVAASTGAAAFAGDYAQFVVLRGLGGIGSTMFTVAATALIIKVSPPAARGRVASLNSAGFLLGGLLGPVFGGVVASFGLRAPFIFYFFTLVIAASIVTIALRNSSFAGSTSAGPTHTESVTFKTALGVSQYRALLVSVFSFGWASFGVRVSVIPIFVAVALNGNAAVAAWVLAAYAAGNAILIFPSGRWSDTVGRKPMIIIGMLVLAASYFVFPASTTLWFAILVMFFAGAGSALVNPGQQATLADVVGLRNGGGVVAGYSMTSDLGGVLGPLVAGAIVDFAGFGWAFGVTAALLAIAATVWIFVPDSRRLQTQHQ from the coding sequence GTGCCCACCTCCGCAAAGCCCAAGCTTCCGTTTGAGGTCTGGGCGCTCGTCGCGGGCGGCTTCGCGGTCGCACTCGGCTACGGCATCGTCGCACCCGCGATCCCGCAGTTCGCCCTCGAGTTTGGGGTGAGCAACTTCGCAGCCTCCGCGATCGTCAGCGCCTTCGCACTCATGCGACTCCTCTCTGCACCCCTGGCAGGCTGGGTGGTCGGGCGTTTCGGCGAGCGACGCAGCTACACGACCGGGATCCTGATCGTCGCAGCCTCGACTGGTGCCGCAGCCTTTGCCGGGGACTACGCGCAGTTTGTCGTGCTGCGTGGGCTCGGCGGGATTGGTTCCACCATGTTTACGGTGGCAGCGACGGCGCTCATCATCAAGGTGAGCCCTCCGGCTGCTCGTGGCCGGGTTGCAAGTCTCAATTCGGCCGGATTCTTGCTGGGAGGGCTGCTCGGCCCGGTCTTCGGGGGCGTCGTCGCCAGCTTTGGCCTCCGCGCGCCGTTCATCTTCTACTTCTTCACGCTCGTCATTGCGGCCTCGATTGTCACCATCGCCCTGCGAAACTCCAGCTTTGCGGGCTCTACCTCAGCGGGCCCAACCCACACCGAATCCGTCACATTCAAGACCGCACTCGGTGTCTCCCAATACCGGGCCCTCCTGGTGTCAGTGTTCAGCTTCGGTTGGGCCTCGTTCGGCGTGCGGGTCTCGGTGATTCCCATCTTCGTCGCGGTAGCGCTCAACGGGAACGCAGCGGTCGCCGCCTGGGTCCTCGCGGCCTACGCGGCAGGAAATGCGATCCTCATCTTCCCGTCCGGCCGCTGGAGCGACACCGTCGGTCGCAAGCCGATGATCATTATCGGAATGCTGGTGCTCGCCGCGAGTTACTTCGTTTTTCCAGCCTCAACGACGCTGTGGTTCGCAATCCTCGTCATGTTCTTCGCTGGCGCAGGATCAGCGCTCGTAAACCCCGGCCAGCAAGCCACCCTCGCCGATGTCGTTGGTCTCCGAAACGGCGGTGGCGTCGTAGCGGGCTACTCGATGACTTCGGATCTTGGTGGGGTGCTTGGACCACTCGTTGCGGGAGCCATCGTGGACTTCGCCGGATTCGGCTGGGCGTTTGGCGTCACTGCCGCACTGCTCGCAATTGCCGCGACCGTGTGGATCTTTGTTCCCGATTCACGCCGACTCCAAACGCAGCACCAGTAG
- the def gene encoding peptide deformylase, producing MAVLPITICGEPVLHRPASPVTEFDDALRTLVNNMYDTTLAAPGVGLAAPQVGVGKRVFVWMYEDQDVAPAQGVAINPELWITPPDPGLPGEDEVEGCLSFPGERFALRRSARALLRAQDIDGKPFEIEADGWFARILQHEFDHLSGLLYVDRLVHPENRGAQKAERKNGWGRPGLTWMPGVDDLEG from the coding sequence ATGGCAGTTCTTCCCATCACGATCTGCGGTGAGCCCGTGCTTCACCGTCCCGCATCCCCGGTTACCGAGTTTGATGATGCTCTGCGCACCCTCGTAAACAACATGTATGACACGACGCTCGCGGCGCCAGGAGTGGGCCTCGCCGCGCCGCAGGTCGGTGTCGGCAAGCGGGTATTCGTGTGGATGTATGAGGACCAGGATGTGGCTCCTGCCCAGGGGGTCGCGATCAATCCCGAGCTGTGGATCACGCCGCCGGATCCGGGGCTCCCCGGAGAGGACGAGGTCGAGGGGTGCCTGTCATTCCCTGGTGAACGGTTCGCGCTGCGCCGTTCCGCCCGAGCGTTGCTTCGCGCGCAGGACATTGACGGCAAGCCCTTCGAGATTGAGGCGGACGGCTGGTTTGCGCGGATCCTGCAGCACGAATTCGATCACCTCAGCGGGCTGCTCTATGTCGACCGACTGGTGCACCCCGAGAACCGCGGCGCACAGAAGGCCGAGCGAAAAAACGGCTGGGGGAGGCCCGGCCTCACCTGGATGCCAGGGGTTGACGACCTCGAAGGGTGA
- a CDS encoding metallopeptidase family protein codes for MVEVSHEEFEALVSDGLDSLHDDMLTQLDNVIFLIEDRPADGSPILGVYEGYSLAERNIYGYGEEPDRIILFRENLAAHCSDMDELVAEIRITLVHEIAHFYGISEERIHELGWG; via the coding sequence ATGGTCGAAGTGTCACACGAAGAATTCGAGGCTCTGGTTTCAGACGGCCTCGACTCTCTGCACGATGACATGCTTACTCAGCTCGACAACGTGATCTTTCTCATCGAGGACCGACCTGCTGACGGCAGTCCAATCCTCGGCGTGTACGAGGGTTACTCCCTCGCGGAGCGCAATATCTACGGCTACGGCGAGGAACCGGATCGAATTATCCTCTTTAGAGAAAACTTGGCCGCCCACTGCAGCGACATGGACGAGTTGGTAGCCGAGATCCGGATCACACTCGTTCACGAAATTGCCCACTTCTACGGCATCTCCGAGGAGCGCATTCACGAGCTTGGGTGGGGCTGA
- the clpS gene encoding ATP-dependent Clp protease adapter ClpS, producing MVATRIKPTLDQAEQIAPDSNWQTVVWDDPVNLMSYVSYVFRTHFGYDRAHAERLMLQVHNAGSAVVAEGSREAMEMHVEAMHSYGLWATVRQAGTE from the coding sequence ATGGTTGCGACACGCATAAAACCTACTCTTGATCAGGCCGAGCAGATCGCGCCGGATTCGAACTGGCAGACCGTGGTGTGGGATGATCCGGTCAACCTCATGTCCTACGTCAGCTACGTTTTTCGCACCCATTTTGGCTACGATCGCGCCCACGCGGAGCGACTCATGCTGCAAGTCCACAACGCCGGGAGTGCGGTAGTGGCTGAGGGATCACGTGAGGCCATGGAGATGCACGTCGAGGCGATGCACAGCTACGGCCTCTGGGCAACCGTCAGACAAGCGGGCACAGAGTGA
- a CDS encoding DUF2017 family protein, producing MKLIPLPAGGLRLLLNFDEATMLDQLITQLLQLLQSHSGTALDPDPLFASLEVGGSDVIPEDPALARLFPNAYEKDAEASEFRKITEQGLLNRKMQDAMQVVSALGLGAMPDERTTVEVDISADTLPAWARTVTALRLAIAARIGLDTAEDHDRLLEDEETRGTVLVFDWLAAILEAALMMQMPDEDDTDGAAH from the coding sequence GTGAAACTCATTCCACTACCCGCGGGCGGGCTGCGCTTGCTGCTGAACTTTGATGAGGCGACGATGCTGGATCAGCTCATCACTCAACTGCTGCAGCTGCTGCAGAGCCACAGCGGTACGGCCCTCGATCCTGACCCCCTCTTCGCAAGCCTCGAGGTCGGCGGATCCGATGTCATCCCGGAGGACCCGGCGCTCGCACGCCTGTTTCCAAACGCCTACGAGAAGGACGCCGAGGCCAGCGAATTCCGCAAGATCACAGAACAGGGTCTACTCAACCGGAAAATGCAGGACGCGATGCAGGTTGTCTCCGCACTTGGGCTCGGCGCCATGCCAGACGAGCGCACCACCGTCGAAGTCGATATTTCCGCGGACACACTCCCCGCATGGGCGCGAACGGTGACGGCGCTGCGGCTCGCGATTGCGGCGAGAATCGGGCTCGACACGGCGGAGGATCACGACCGTCTGCTTGAGGACGAAGAAACCCGCGGCACGGTGTTGGTGTTTGACTGGCTCGCCGCGATCCTGGAGGCCGCGCTCATGATGCAAATGCCGGATGAGGACGACACGGACGGCGCAGCACACTAA
- the dinB gene encoding DNA polymerase IV: MDTTQREIASMLHVDMDSFFVSVELLDRPELVGLPVAAAHDTLRSVVSSASYEARRFGVRSAMPVARAKQLCPQLILIPPTFEKYRRASHEVMRIFSEFTPLVEPLSIDEAFLDVAGSVRLFGPPASIARQLRERVRAETGLPASVGLGRSKFIAKLASQRAKPDGILEIPPERTLEFLHPLPIDAMWGVGQATAKTLRSRAIHTVGDLAREPLVSLRQLVGVASAERLHDLANGRDSRGVETTRVEKSIGHEETFAFDEPDIEVLQRELLRLSTRTGERLREAQLEARTLAIKVRWANFETVTRSRTLTEATNSTQRIYQTACDLFDGLNSRGKPVRLIGVRAEQLVPEGSDPAGLWSDDDGWRAVDQAVDDVRIRFGGAGVKPARLLTDRGPVVDPRSLQPPS, from the coding sequence ATGGATACCACGCAGCGAGAGATAGCTTCGATGCTGCACGTCGACATGGATTCGTTCTTTGTCTCGGTCGAACTCCTCGATCGTCCGGAACTTGTCGGGCTTCCCGTGGCGGCAGCGCACGACACGCTGCGCTCGGTCGTATCGAGCGCGAGCTATGAAGCTCGGCGATTCGGAGTGCGCTCCGCGATGCCGGTCGCGCGCGCCAAACAGCTGTGCCCGCAGCTCATACTGATTCCTCCGACCTTCGAGAAATACCGCCGCGCCTCGCACGAGGTGATGAGAATTTTCAGCGAGTTCACCCCGCTCGTTGAACCCCTCAGTATCGACGAAGCGTTCCTGGATGTTGCGGGATCCGTGAGGCTATTCGGCCCTCCTGCCTCGATCGCGAGGCAGCTGCGCGAGCGGGTCAGAGCGGAGACCGGGCTGCCCGCATCCGTAGGGCTCGGGCGCTCAAAATTCATCGCAAAACTCGCCTCACAGCGAGCGAAGCCCGATGGCATCCTCGAGATCCCGCCCGAACGCACTCTCGAGTTTCTGCACCCGCTCCCGATCGACGCGATGTGGGGAGTCGGGCAGGCAACAGCGAAGACGCTGAGGTCGCGGGCGATCCACACCGTCGGTGATCTCGCGCGGGAACCGCTTGTGTCGCTGCGACAATTGGTAGGCGTAGCCAGTGCCGAGCGGCTACACGATCTCGCTAACGGGCGCGATTCGCGCGGCGTCGAGACCACACGGGTCGAGAAAAGCATCGGCCACGAGGAAACCTTTGCCTTCGACGAGCCCGACATCGAGGTGCTGCAGCGTGAACTCCTGCGCCTCTCCACCCGCACGGGCGAGCGCCTGCGCGAGGCGCAGCTTGAGGCGCGGACGCTCGCGATCAAGGTGCGCTGGGCCAATTTTGAGACGGTTACGCGCTCACGTACGCTCACCGAAGCGACGAACTCAACCCAGCGCATTTACCAGACCGCCTGCGATCTGTTTGATGGGCTGAACTCCAGAGGCAAGCCGGTGCGACTCATTGGGGTGAGAGCCGAGCAGCTGGTTCCAGAGGGGAGCGACCCTGCTGGGCTGTGGAGCGATGACGACGGCTGGCGCGCAGTCGATCAGGCCGTTGACGATGTGCGTATTCGTTTTGGCGGGGCTGGGGTAAAGCCCGCGAGGCTGCTGACAGATCGCGGACCCGTGGTGGATCCCCGCTCGCTGCAACCGCCGAGTTAG
- a CDS encoding glycerol-3-phosphate dehydrogenase/oxidase produces the protein MSKSRSTVEQLRERPSADVLIIGAGINGIATFRELALQGVDVALVDRNDYVSGASAASSHMVHGGVRYLENGEFRLVREAVQERNRLIRNAPHYVRPLRTTIPIFKTFSGILTAPFRLLITHGRGKPRERGAFLIKVGLVLYDTFSRGGGRVPRHRFRGRNRSLRELPRLNPAIKYTATYFDASMHDPERLALDVLYDGVAAGANPSAPAAEATARAANYVSAVGFEDGAVTLRDEASGEEFAFTAGLIINTSGPWTDLTNTALGQPSQYMGGTKGSHIVLDHPELLEATAGREMFFEHSDGRIVLIYPLKERVLVGTTDINADPREASVCSDDEIDYFFDLIPHVFPSISVDRSQIVYTFSGIRPLPKHDETLPGFVSRDYRIEQGWIGGVRTLSLVGGKWTTFRALAEHLGDTALELLGASRLVSSRNTVIGGGAGFPRDRASRRIWISRNAHGHDPELVSRLLDRYGTKASDVLTALPAKPHALASAPGYFVEELAHLAGAEHVVHLDDVMLRRTSIAFVGGVTQETLEEIAAAVAPVLGWDAAMQKTEVDRSAMILRAAHRVDLNGAGPAPIEGEVPHV, from the coding sequence ATGAGTAAGTCACGATCCACGGTCGAGCAACTTCGTGAGCGCCCGAGCGCTGATGTTCTCATCATTGGCGCGGGCATCAACGGTATCGCTACGTTTCGAGAGTTGGCACTGCAAGGCGTCGATGTGGCGCTGGTGGATCGAAACGACTACGTGTCAGGGGCATCCGCGGCCTCCAGCCACATGGTGCACGGCGGGGTCAGGTATTTGGAGAACGGCGAGTTCCGGCTGGTGCGTGAGGCCGTACAGGAGCGCAATCGCCTGATTCGCAATGCTCCCCACTACGTGCGCCCGTTGCGCACCACGATCCCGATCTTCAAGACCTTCTCGGGGATCCTCACGGCTCCATTCCGTCTATTAATCACCCACGGTCGCGGCAAACCCCGTGAGCGCGGCGCCTTTCTCATCAAAGTCGGGCTGGTGCTGTATGACACGTTCTCGCGGGGCGGTGGCCGGGTGCCTCGCCACCGCTTCCGTGGCCGCAACCGGTCGCTCCGCGAGCTTCCGCGCCTCAACCCGGCGATTAAGTACACGGCGACCTATTTCGACGCTTCCATGCACGATCCTGAGCGCCTCGCGCTCGACGTCCTATACGACGGCGTAGCTGCTGGGGCAAACCCTTCGGCCCCGGCAGCGGAGGCAACGGCGCGCGCGGCAAACTATGTCTCCGCGGTGGGCTTCGAAGACGGCGCCGTGACCCTTCGCGACGAAGCCTCAGGAGAAGAGTTCGCCTTCACCGCTGGGCTGATCATCAATACCTCCGGCCCCTGGACCGACCTTACGAATACGGCGCTCGGGCAACCATCCCAATACATGGGCGGCACCAAGGGCTCACACATTGTGCTCGACCACCCCGAGCTGCTTGAGGCAACCGCCGGGCGCGAGATGTTCTTCGAGCACTCCGATGGCCGCATCGTGCTGATCTATCCGCTGAAGGAGCGCGTGCTCGTGGGCACCACCGACATCAACGCGGATCCGCGCGAGGCGAGCGTCTGCTCCGACGACGAGATCGACTACTTTTTCGATCTGATCCCGCACGTGTTTCCGTCCATCTCTGTCGACCGTTCGCAGATCGTCTACACCTTTTCCGGGATCCGCCCACTCCCCAAACACGACGAAACATTGCCCGGCTTTGTGTCGCGCGACTACCGCATCGAACAGGGCTGGATCGGCGGGGTGCGGACCCTGAGCCTCGTGGGCGGCAAGTGGACGACGTTTCGCGCGCTCGCCGAACACTTGGGCGACACGGCACTAGAACTACTCGGCGCTTCTCGTTTGGTGAGCAGTCGGAACACCGTAATTGGCGGCGGCGCAGGTTTCCCGCGCGACCGTGCATCGCGGCGCATCTGGATCTCGCGAAACGCCCACGGGCACGATCCCGAACTCGTGTCGCGCCTACTCGATCGCTACGGCACAAAAGCCTCCGATGTGCTGACTGCGCTTCCGGCCAAGCCGCACGCGCTCGCATCGGCCCCGGGCTACTTCGTTGAAGAGCTCGCGCACCTGGCAGGAGCAGAACATGTCGTACACCTCGATGATGTGATGTTGCGTCGCACCTCAATTGCGTTCGTTGGTGGGGTAACCCAAGAGACGCTTGAGGAGATCGCCGCGGCGGTGGCCCCCGTGCTCGGCTGGGATGCCGCGATGCAGAAGACCGAGGTCGACCGAAGCGCGATGATCCTGCGCGCGGCCCACCGTGTGGATCTTAACGGCGCGGGCCCCGCCCCCATCGAGGGGGAGGTCCCCCATGTCTGA
- the glpK gene encoding glycerol kinase GlpK has translation MSDYVIAIDQGTTSTRAIIFDRAGRIVSVGQKEHDQIMPRAGYVEHDAVQIWQNVQEVIGTALGKADTTDRNIAAIGITNQRETTVVWDRRTGVPVSNAIVWQDTRTQPALDTLAEGGGADRFKRITGLPLTSYFSASKIAWILDNVAGARERAEAGDLLFGTTDCWILWNLTGGVEGGVHVTDVTNASRTLLMDLETLNWRDDLLEVFNIPRSMMPEIRSSSEVYGEAEYSSLLRGVPVAGILGDQQAATFGQAAFNAGESKNTYGTGCFLMFQTGKEIVHSQNGLITTVGFKLGDGPAHYALEGSIAVAGSLIQWLRDQLGLIRSAAEVEQLAVSVPDNGGVYVVPAFSGLFAPYWRPDARGAIVGLTRFSNRGHIARAALEAVAFQTRDVLDAVNADVLASGGAHLTELRVDGGMVANNTLMQFQADVLGVPVVRPQVAETTALGAAYVAGLAVGFWSGLDELRANWREDRHWLPVQGAAERERQLRLWRKAVTKSMDWIDEDSA, from the coding sequence ATGTCTGATTACGTCATTGCCATCGATCAGGGCACTACTTCAACCCGGGCGATCATCTTCGATCGGGCGGGCAGGATCGTGTCGGTCGGCCAAAAGGAGCACGACCAGATCATGCCTCGGGCCGGATACGTGGAGCACGACGCCGTGCAGATCTGGCAAAACGTGCAGGAGGTGATCGGTACCGCCCTCGGCAAGGCAGACACGACCGACCGCAACATCGCCGCCATCGGGATCACCAACCAGCGCGAGACGACGGTGGTCTGGGATCGCCGCACCGGGGTCCCGGTGTCCAATGCGATCGTGTGGCAGGACACCCGCACCCAGCCCGCCCTCGACACGCTCGCGGAAGGCGGCGGCGCGGATCGCTTCAAACGAATCACGGGGCTCCCCCTGACGAGCTACTTTTCGGCGTCGAAGATCGCGTGGATCCTCGACAACGTTGCGGGTGCCCGCGAGCGAGCTGAGGCCGGGGATCTCCTCTTTGGCACCACCGACTGCTGGATTCTCTGGAACCTCACGGGCGGTGTCGAGGGCGGAGTGCACGTCACCGATGTCACCAACGCCTCGCGCACTCTCCTGATGGACCTCGAAACACTGAACTGGCGCGATGATCTGCTTGAGGTCTTCAATATTCCGCGTTCAATGATGCCCGAGATCCGTTCCTCCTCAGAGGTCTACGGCGAGGCCGAATACTCCTCGCTATTGCGCGGCGTTCCCGTCGCCGGAATCCTCGGTGACCAGCAGGCAGCTACCTTCGGCCAGGCGGCCTTCAATGCCGGTGAGTCGAAGAACACCTACGGGACAGGCTGCTTCCTGATGTTTCAGACGGGTAAGGAGATCGTGCACTCGCAGAACGGTCTCATCACCACCGTCGGATTCAAGCTGGGTGACGGCCCCGCCCACTATGCACTCGAGGGCTCGATCGCGGTGGCGGGGTCGCTGATCCAGTGGCTGCGGGATCAGCTCGGCCTGATTCGTTCTGCGGCGGAGGTTGAGCAGCTCGCGGTTTCCGTGCCCGACAACGGCGGGGTGTACGTCGTACCGGCGTTCTCCGGACTGTTCGCACCCTACTGGCGCCCGGATGCCCGCGGGGCGATCGTCGGGCTCACCCGCTTCTCAAATCGCGGCCACATCGCGCGGGCGGCGCTCGAGGCGGTCGCCTTCCAGACTCGCGACGTGCTCGATGCGGTCAATGCTGATGTCTTGGCGTCCGGCGGTGCCCACCTCACCGAGCTGCGCGTCGACGGCGGCATGGTCGCAAACAATACGCTGATGCAGTTCCAGGCCGACGTGCTGGGCGTTCCCGTCGTGCGCCCCCAGGTTGCCGAGACGACCGCGCTCGGGGCGGCCTACGTCGCGGGACTCGCGGTTGGTTTCTGGTCGGGGCTCGATGAGCTGCGCGCGAACTGGCGCGAGGATCGCCACTGGCTCCCCGTGCAGGGCGCGGCCGAGCGCGAGCGCCAGCTCCGCCTGTGGCGGAAGGCGGTCACCAAATCGATGGACTGGATCGACGAAGACTCCGCGTGA
- a CDS encoding DUF2165 domain-containing protein: MDTHTTGEQGWKKLGSLPFAAAVFVFVNALYIFLVALGNITDYGTNFAFVQHVLSMDTTNFGQPAGQGLDPEVMWRAIDNPVLWNLGYIGVIVIESLAAIILIIAFVDFMRAIFGAASFARARRWASLGLVLIVLLFAGGFIAVGGEWFQMWRSTEWNGLDPAIRNAMLAGIGLVLLHLPSPGWQKAGAVAR, encoded by the coding sequence ATGGATACTCACACCACTGGGGAACAGGGCTGGAAGAAGCTCGGCTCACTCCCATTCGCTGCCGCCGTTTTTGTCTTTGTCAATGCGCTCTATATTTTTTTGGTGGCGCTCGGCAACATCACTGACTACGGAACGAATTTCGCTTTTGTGCAGCACGTTCTATCGATGGACACCACGAACTTTGGCCAGCCCGCGGGGCAGGGGCTTGATCCCGAGGTGATGTGGCGAGCGATCGATAACCCCGTGCTTTGGAACCTTGGTTACATTGGGGTGATCGTGATCGAGTCGCTCGCCGCGATCATTCTGATCATCGCCTTTGTCGACTTCATGCGTGCAATCTTTGGTGCGGCGAGTTTTGCTCGTGCCAGGCGCTGGGCGAGCCTCGGCTTGGTGTTGATCGTGCTGCTGTTCGCAGGCGGCTTTATCGCCGTGGGTGGGGAGTGGTTCCAAATGTGGCGCTCGACTGAATGGAATGGACTCGATCCCGCGATCCGCAACGCGATGCTCGCGGGAATTGGCCTCGTGTTGCTGCACCTCCCGAGCCCAGGGTGGCAGAAAGCTGGGGCTGTGGCTCGATAG
- the gatB gene encoding Asp-tRNA(Asn)/Glu-tRNA(Gln) amidotransferase subunit GatB, translated as MAKTKVMDYERALELFEPVIGLEVHVELNTRTKMFSSAPNVFGSEPNTNLTPVCLGLPGALPVVNEQAVRYSISLGLALGCEIAELSGFARKNYFYPDMAKNYQISQFDDPIAYDGSVEIELASGRIVHVPIERAHMEEDAGKLNHVGGATGRIQGAEYSLVDYNRAGVPLVEIVTRPIFGGEADTPEIAAEYVSTIRDLVVALGISDARMERGNLRCDANVSLRPRGNEGAGMAVLGTRTETKNVNSLRSVERAVRFEIQRQAQILADGGTITQETRHWHEDTGETSPGRPKSDADDYRYFPEPDLAPLTPTREFVEELRAALPEHPTLRRRRLRAEWAFSALEFQDVVNAGLVGTIEATVAAGVPPQTARKWWTGEIARIANERSVPATDLMAPAQLVELVALVDAGTLNDKLARQVIQGIIDGEGSAEEIVAARGLAIVSDDGPLIEAIDAALAEQPDVLEKIRDGKVQAAGAVIGAVMKAMRGQADAARVRELVLERAAQ; from the coding sequence ATGGCGAAGACTAAAGTGATGGACTATGAGCGGGCGCTCGAACTTTTTGAGCCCGTGATTGGGCTTGAGGTGCACGTCGAGCTGAACACTCGCACCAAGATGTTCTCCTCGGCGCCGAACGTGTTCGGATCAGAGCCGAACACCAACCTCACCCCCGTCTGCCTCGGCCTGCCCGGCGCGCTGCCCGTGGTCAACGAGCAAGCCGTGCGCTACTCGATCAGCTTGGGCCTTGCGCTCGGCTGCGAGATCGCGGAGCTCTCCGGTTTCGCCCGCAAGAATTACTTTTACCCCGACATGGCGAAAAACTACCAGATCTCGCAGTTTGACGATCCGATCGCTTACGACGGCTCGGTCGAGATCGAGCTCGCCTCCGGCCGCATCGTGCACGTGCCGATCGAGCGCGCACACATGGAGGAGGACGCCGGCAAGCTGAACCACGTGGGAGGCGCCACCGGGCGCATTCAGGGCGCCGAGTACTCGCTGGTCGATTACAACCGCGCGGGTGTGCCACTCGTAGAGATCGTGACCCGCCCGATCTTTGGCGGCGAGGCGGACACTCCTGAAATTGCGGCCGAGTACGTGTCGACGATTCGGGATCTGGTTGTTGCTCTCGGCATCTCTGACGCCCGCATGGAACGTGGCAACCTGCGTTGTGATGCGAACGTGTCGCTGCGGCCCCGCGGCAACGAGGGCGCCGGGATGGCCGTGCTCGGCACGCGCACGGAGACGAAGAACGTGAACTCACTTCGCTCGGTCGAGCGTGCGGTGCGGTTTGAGATTCAGCGACAGGCCCAGATCCTGGCTGACGGCGGCACGATCACGCAGGAGACGCGTCACTGGCACGAGGACACGGGCGAGACCTCGCCGGGCCGCCCGAAGTCTGACGCTGACGATTACCGTTATTTCCCGGAGCCAGACCTCGCACCACTTACGCCCACGCGCGAATTTGTGGAGGAGCTGCGCGCGGCTCTACCCGAGCACCCGACCCTGCGTCGCCGCCGTCTGCGAGCGGAGTGGGCGTTCTCAGCCTTGGAGTTCCAGGACGTCGTCAATGCTGGACTGGTGGGAACGATCGAAGCCACGGTCGCAGCCGGTGTACCGCCGCAGACCGCCCGCAAATGGTGGACGGGCGAGATTGCCCGTATCGCGAACGAGCGTTCTGTTCCCGCCACGGATCTCATGGCGCCCGCCCAGCTCGTTGAGCTGGTCGCACTTGTCGACGCAGGCACGCTCAACGACAAACTCGCCCGCCAGGTGATCCAGGGGATCATCGACGGTGAGGGGAGCGCCGAGGAGATCGTGGCCGCGCGTGGGCTCGCGATCGTGTCGGATGATGGCCCGCTCATCGAAGCGATTGATGCGGCGCTCGCTGAGCAGCCCGATGTGCTCGAAAAGATCCGCGACGGCAAGGTGCAGGCCGCCGGTGCGGTGATCGGCGCTGTGATGAAGGCGATGCGCGGCCAGGCTGATGCTGCGCGCGTGCGCGAGCTCGTGCTGGAGCGCGCCGCCCAGTAG